A genome region from Vicia villosa cultivar HV-30 ecotype Madison, WI unplaced genomic scaffold, Vvil1.0 ctg.000163F_1_1, whole genome shotgun sequence includes the following:
- the LOC131624846 gene encoding RING-H2 finger protein ATL74-like, with protein sequence MISTVINLVMTMVGFAVSTMFIVFVCTRLICARIHLNASRRSFLIASRSNLSLMERGCQGLERVDVAKFPVKKYSDKFFAAGENSQCTVCLSEYQGEDTLRILPPCGHSFHMACIDLWLQQNATCPVCRISLREFSERTQSMQPVNSSHHGTESFDTHHYHCRMANNGLLTRTTDNHGVNHIQEDHFPSEGDGAVDTESITSLRQGDFIKDEEKKHVESPSNL encoded by the exons ATGATTTCGACTGTGATTAACTTGGTAATGACGATGGTTGGTTTTGCTGTTAGCACAATGTTCATTGTTTTTGTTTGCACTAGGCTCATTTGTGCTAGGATTCACTTGAATGCTTCTAGGAGATCCTTTCTCATTGCTTCTAGATCCAATCTCAGCTTG ATGGAGAGGGGTTGTCAAGGTCTTGAACGCGTAGATGTAGCTAAATTTCCAGTTAAGAAGTACAGTGACAAGTTTTTTGCAGCGGGTGAAAATTCTCA ATGCACAGTCTGTCTCTCAGAGTACCAAGGTGAAGATACACTGCGTATCCTTCCCCCTTGTGGACACTCCTTCCATATGGCCTGCATAGACTTATGGCTGCAGCAGAACGCAACTTGTCCTGTTTGTCGAATATCACTGCGCGAATTTTCCGAGAGAACGCAGTCAATGCAACCTGTAAATAGCTCTCATCATGGAACGGAGTCCTTTGACACTCATCATTATCATTGTAGAATGGCTAACAATGGATTATTGACAAGAACCACAGATAACCACGGAGTGAATCATATTCAAGAGGATCACTTTCCATCTGAGGGCGATGGAGCAGTTGATACGGAGAGTATCACCTCCTTACGTCAGGGTGATTTCATTAAAGATGAAGAGAAGAAACATGTAGAGAGCCCATCAAATTTATAG